One stretch of Rosistilla oblonga DNA includes these proteins:
- a CDS encoding SMI1/KNR4 family protein has translation MAYSFAHIGPLEGDSSNRMRHLFHSLKNTTFDNTSTAQSRIGLALPPAYVDFVTQFANGLSLSWTTDDGPFGSFELEPVANSVGGVLEMRDWRFYDDDAARDYGFPYTDDPDLALVTNKLMHNWIPLHAEGNGDNLSLDLNPEGFGNVVFDHHSWLDGGTGANGFLMASDFTSFFEAWATVCFAQPKSLWWKSVITDDGVDWASDQFDDRFRLTP, from the coding sequence ATGGCGTATTCCTTTGCCCACATCGGGCCGTTGGAGGGTGATAGTTCCAACAGGATGCGCCACCTTTTTCATTCACTCAAGAACACAACTTTCGACAATACCTCTACGGCCCAATCGCGGATCGGGCTTGCTCTCCCACCCGCGTACGTTGATTTCGTCACGCAATTCGCCAATGGTTTGTCTCTCTCATGGACAACCGATGACGGCCCTTTCGGTTCGTTTGAGCTTGAGCCTGTTGCTAACTCTGTTGGTGGCGTTTTGGAGATGCGTGATTGGCGATTCTACGATGATGACGCGGCTCGCGATTACGGCTTCCCATATACAGACGATCCCGACTTGGCACTTGTCACCAACAAGTTAATGCACAACTGGATTCCGCTCCACGCCGAAGGCAACGGCGACAACTTGTCACTCGATCTGAATCCCGAGGGCTTCGGCAACGTCGTGTTCGACCATCACAGTTGGCTCGACGGCGGTACCGGTGCCAACGGCTTCCTAATGGCAAGCGATTTCACGAGCTTCTTTGAGGCGTGGGCAACGGTTTGCTTCGCGCAACCGAAGAGCCTTTGGTGGAAATCCGTAATAACCGATGACGGTGTTGATTGGGCGTCTGACCAATTTGACGATCGTTTCCGATTGACGCCGTAA
- a CDS encoding IS5 family transposase codes for MPRHRLTDREFNAIRHLLPKQRPGKPGRRWSNHRTVIDGILWITKTGSPWRDLPEQLGKWQTVYARFRRWTKEGLWARIYQTLLKRLDALEKIDRSLWCVDGSVIRAHRSASGMIPQSEKNDELVALGRSRGGYSTKIHVLCDGEGTLLGITATGGQRHESTELENLIASCELSLHRYDSRPEVIAGDKGYSSNAIRQFIRDRQIKPVIGSKANESRDANFDREAYRRRNIIERLIGWLKESRRVATRYDKLACSYLAFVQLAAMRRVLKLL; via the coding sequence ATGCCACGCCATCGTCTCACAGATCGGGAGTTCAATGCAATCCGTCATCTGCTGCCCAAGCAGCGCCCCGGTAAGCCGGGACGACGGTGGAGCAACCATCGCACGGTAATAGATGGGATACTCTGGATCACGAAGACTGGAAGCCCCTGGCGAGATCTACCTGAGCAACTGGGGAAATGGCAAACGGTCTACGCCAGATTTCGACGATGGACCAAGGAAGGGCTCTGGGCCAGAATTTATCAAACACTACTGAAGCGACTGGACGCACTGGAGAAGATTGACCGGTCGCTTTGGTGCGTTGACGGTAGCGTCATTCGGGCTCACCGCAGCGCTTCGGGTATGATTCCGCAGAGCGAAAAGAACGATGAATTAGTGGCTCTGGGACGTTCTCGAGGCGGATACTCGACGAAAATTCATGTGCTATGCGATGGCGAGGGAACGTTGCTCGGAATCACGGCGACTGGCGGTCAACGCCACGAGTCGACGGAACTTGAGAATCTCATCGCAAGCTGTGAACTAAGTCTTCATCGCTACGACAGTCGTCCTGAAGTGATCGCAGGAGACAAGGGATACAGCAGTAACGCGATTCGCCAGTTCATCCGCGACCGCCAGATCAAACCGGTCATCGGATCGAAGGCTAACGAATCACGGGATGCGAATTTTGATCGCGAAGCTTACCGCCGCCGCAATATCATCGAACGACTGATCGGCTGGCTAAAAGAATCTCGCCGAGTGGCGACGCGATACGATAAACTTGCCTGTTCGTACCTTGCTTTCGTTCAACTCGCCGCCATGCGGCGAGTGCTCAAACTGCTTTAA
- a CDS encoding DMT family transporter, which translates to MFTKFGNDDRSNLIGSIWMVISMAAFAVEDTLVKAAAAVLPVGQILIIFGFGGALLFACIAKLNRDQLFTSDAFSPAMRFRMLFETAGRLFYVLAISLTPLSATTVILQATPLVVILGAAIVFNEKVGVRRWIAVFVGLIGVVIVVGPGSDSFSMLSVLAVIGLLGFAGRDLASRAAPITVSTAILGLYGFLSVLVAGVLISAWRRASFVWPNLDASLYLAGSVLVGVAAYASLMKAMRTGEVSAVTPFRYTRLLFGVGLGVLLFGERLSVQMLIGSGLVIVSGLCILWKKKPAVAASQC; encoded by the coding sequence GTGTTCACTAAATTTGGTAACGACGATCGAAGCAACTTGATCGGATCAATCTGGATGGTCATCTCCATGGCCGCATTTGCTGTCGAGGACACGCTTGTCAAAGCCGCCGCAGCGGTGCTTCCGGTCGGCCAAATACTGATTATCTTCGGCTTCGGCGGAGCGTTGTTGTTTGCATGTATCGCCAAGCTAAACAGAGACCAACTGTTCACTTCGGATGCATTCTCTCCAGCGATGCGTTTCCGGATGCTGTTCGAGACTGCTGGGCGCCTGTTTTACGTGCTCGCGATTTCACTGACTCCCCTGTCGGCGACTACGGTGATCCTGCAAGCAACTCCGCTAGTTGTGATTCTGGGAGCCGCGATCGTCTTTAACGAGAAGGTGGGGGTCCGCAGATGGATCGCTGTTTTCGTGGGTTTGATCGGCGTTGTGATCGTGGTTGGTCCCGGCAGCGATAGCTTTTCGATGCTCTCCGTTTTGGCGGTCATCGGGCTGCTTGGCTTTGCAGGGCGGGACTTGGCCAGCCGAGCTGCACCGATCACGGTAAGCACAGCGATTCTCGGACTGTACGGTTTCCTATCAGTCCTGGTCGCCGGCGTTCTGATCTCCGCATGGAGGCGGGCTAGCTTCGTCTGGCCCAATCTCGACGCCTCCCTCTACTTGGCTGGTTCGGTTCTGGTAGGAGTGGCCGCCTACGCCTCGTTAATGAAAGCGATGCGAACCGGCGAGGTCTCCGCGGTAACTCCGTTTAGATACACGCGTCTGCTCTTCGGAGTCGGCCTTGGCGTCTTGCTATTTGGCGAACGATTGAGTGTTCAAATGCTGATTGGATCGGGACTGGTTATCGTGTCGGGCTTGTGCATCTTATGGAAGAAGAAACCTGCGGTAGCGGCAAGTCAGTGCTAA